In Bosea sp. PAMC 26642, the DNA window AGAATGTGAATGGCGGGGCAAACGGTCACTCGCGCGGATCTGTGCGAGGCTGTCTATCAGAAGATCGGTCTGTCGCGGACGGAGTCGTCGAAACTCGTCGAGGCGGTGCTCGACGAGATCTGCGATGCGGTCGCGCGTGGGGAGAACGTCAAGCTCTCGTCCTTTGGTTCATTCGTGGTGCGAGACAAGGGCGAGCGAATCGGGCGTAATCCGAAGACGGGTGTCGAAGTCCCGATCGAGCCGCGTCGCGTCATGGTGTTCAAACCCTCGAACGTGATGAAGGCCCGCATCAACGGGCATTCCGGCGAGGGCGATGAGGAGTGACTCTGGAGTTCCACACCGGCAATCCCGAGGCCGAATTGGACAACAAGAGCCCAGATGCCTTCAGGACCATCAGCGAAGTCGCTGAGGACCTTGATATTCCCCAGCACGTCCTGCGTTTCTGGGAAACCCGCTTCACCCAGATCAAGCCACTCAAGCGCGGCGGCGGGCGGCGCTACTATCGGCCTGACGATGTCGCCCTGCTGAAGGGCATCCGCCGGCTGCTCTACGGCGAAGGTTACACGATCAAGGGCCTCCAGCGCATCCTCAAGGAGCAGGGCCCCCGCCATGTCCAGGCGATCGGCCGCGGCGGCCCGTTGGGCCCGCAGGATCGCGAAAGAGCGGTCGCGGCGTCGGCCGGACCGGCCCCGCAGGCTGCTGCGATGTCGCCTCAATCGTTCGACAGTGCAC includes these proteins:
- a CDS encoding integration host factor subunit alpha, yielding MAGQTVTRADLCEAVYQKIGLSRTESSKLVEAVLDEICDAVARGENVKLSSFGSFVVRDKGERIGRNPKTGVEVPIEPRRVMVFKPSNVMKARINGHSGEGDEE
- a CDS encoding MerR family transcriptional regulator: MTLEFHTGNPEAELDNKSPDAFRTISEVAEDLDIPQHVLRFWETRFTQIKPLKRGGGRRYYRPDDVALLKGIRRLLYGEGYTIKGLQRILKEQGPRHVQAIGRGGPLGPQDRERAVAASAGPAPQAAAMSPQSFDSARAAAAAPPDGLDDVTVLGAVLTELQECQRILRSALQPAPDPA